The DNA sequence GACCAACATCCTGGTATAACAACTAGCTTCCAACTCTGATATTCTTCCGCCTCGAAATCGAAGAAATTGTTCCAAGCTTCCACCCGGGGCATACTCAAGAACCAGATCAAAATACTCTGCACCATTCTCAACACTCACACCAGAACCAAAACACTTGACGATCCCATCACAGCCTCCGAGTTCACGAAACACGTCTCTCTCGAGTTGCAGAGATGATGATCGACTTGCTAAACAAGATTTCAGGGCAACAAAGGGAACCAGAGCCGGTGAGTTGTTGTAAGATAATAATGCCGCGGATTGTGCTAAGAAAACTTTGCCATACGAGCCGTTTCCAAGAAACTTGCGCTTCACCCACGGAGAAGCCATGTTGTAATTGCTAATTTTTTCCAAACGCTATCAAATTGTTTTGGAAATTTGTCAGAGCAGCATGAATATATAGGGTTTTTAGATAACACGTGGAATGTTACTTGGATCCGAAGTACTTAGATTATCAGTAGAAACAAGTTTTCTGTTTCCTAATCTGACGAGTACAATTAATATTCGTAAGTGGGCAAGAGAAACAGCTTGGAAGTGCCTTTTTTCTCCTTTGGCAACATACTGCGCCAGAGATTATGTTGCAAAGTgagtgaaaatttatttttaatttatatatttaaaaaaaatttaaaaatttacaatttagtcgtaataaaatgataatataataatacattattataaatatacttcaaagcatctccaacccatcaaaacccttggctaaaattcattaaatcataccATAAATAAAAAGTATAGATAATGTGTGAAATTTGGTCCACTCCAACCACACATAACCTTGtctaaaaatatagccaaccaattgATGTTGATTGTTGGCTATATTTGACCAACCACTCAGTCCTATAGCAATATCTGTTGCAAGATTTCGTATCATTTGTTACCATATGATAATATACATTCTACTTATAATAACTTGAAAGAATAATAacttactactccctccgtcctaatTTATccgtcttgtttgacttttggtGATCAAATTGATCAAACTTTAATTGGTATTAGTAACTATTCCTACATTATcttgaaaatcaaaaaaaatacatcttaaagtagaatagatgtagatttcagtaatatatttttcatagttTTTcctgattattttatatatataaatttcagtcaaaatttgattaatggaCCTTAagaagtcaaacaagacaaataaattgggacggagggagtatttctgaaatatagccaaccaatatagtcattACCGTCGAAGCAAAATGACATACTGCTTCGACAAATTTTATCTAATGTCTAACAAGTCCAATTTAGCCGACCACTTTTAGCCGACAAATTATACATAATGTCTTAAAAGTCCAATTTAGCCGACCACTTTTAACCAACAGCGTTAGAGATGCTCTCGCAGTGATCAATTTTCATGGCGTGGTTGTAAGTTCGAACAATTACGCAGCAATAAGCTTCTCCAAATAAGaagtagaaaaataattaatatattgagtTAATTCCACACATTTTCGaagttacaaatttatataagaAGAAAGAACATAAAAACATTTGAACTTGTATAATTTAATAGGTAAGTAGAAAGTAGCAACTCATTACATTCGAagtactttaaaattttataacaattTGAGTAACAAAATGTCATAGCTAGCACTGCAACAACAAGCTTATTCAAACAAAACCACCCAACAATAAACCATTTCCAACATCATATATATTACACCCCCTTTAAGGCTACTGATTTTTAGTAAAGTACATAGTGTACCATTATTTTCTTTATCATCAATCAGGGATACTTTCACTCATCCCAGTCCGATGAATCTTTGTCCCATGAATCTTGTGACCTTGAGGATGAAGCAGCCCACTTTATTCGTTTAAATCCTTCAAGTGAAACAGGCTCTTTCCATACTTGAAAAATCGATGGGATTTCAAATAAGGATATATAGAGAATTCTGTGATTACTATCTCATCAAGATCATACAAAATCCGTCTACCGTCTTTCTCAATTACTAAAAACTGAGCACTGCTGAAAATGAACTGAACAAGGTTTAGTGGCGCACCTAGATCAATAACATGCACTTTACTCCACGATGCTTTAACCCCACGACCACCAAGACAATCCTTATCGTCTAATGTCCACATGTCAATCTTACCATCATTAATGGAGATGATATAGGCAATAGTATCCTTAAATTCAGTAACACAAGTTTGAGTACCAAACAAACTACTCCTATTAGCAAAAGAAACAACGGGTTTTGATACGACAGGGAGGTCAATCCCACAATGAAACACCTCCTTATTTAAATCAAAGGTCAACATACTACTTCTATCTTTTAAGGCAATCAAAAATCCCTTAAAGCAAAATTCGGAACTGATCCTCGGGGGAACATAAGTAGACTTGAGGTGAATCTCTCGCCAATTATTCTTGCTTGAAGAATAGACCTCGACAGAGCGAGAGCGAGAGCCAGATACGACTCTAACcactttaaaatccaaatcaatGTGATCGAAACCAAAGCCTAAAGAGACCGTTTTAGTATaatcatcattgatcatattagGCAGGGGAAGCCTTTTGGAGTGTCTAGTAGCAGGATTCCAAAGATATATATCCGTTCTATAAGCATTCGATTCGAAGACGATAAACCGGACACAAACAATACCACAATCAGAACCAATAAGTTCAGAGTATTCAGGCGGATCTAGATACTCACCTTGCGAGTAAGGAAATTTCAGATTTATTCTAGGGCAGCCCAAATCGAGATGGAAAAGGGAGAAAGCGTCGTCGTCGTCTTCGGAATGACCAAATGAACGTTGCACGATGTGGAGCTTGTCATCTTTAGGAGCCATTGCGAGGTGTGATTTGGCGAATTGATGACTAGAAATAATGGAACATCAGGATTTTGAAACTGATTTGAATCGAAGCAATGGCTTTATGGGAAGGAGTAAGAGAATCCGAGTCCACAAATCATCTGTGAAGCTATTCATCAACGTTTCCCAGGATTTTGATGTTCTCTTACTCTTGTTATTAATTGCATCCCTGTTTAAGGAACTCATATTGCAGAGCAAAATCAGGGTTCGAAGATTCGCAAGATCAGGGTTTAAAGATTCGGAAAATGGGGGTTTTAAGTTGTAAGGTGACGGAGACGGGTTTTAAGTTTGACCTTTTGCACGTAGTTTGTGAATTGTGAATTAGGATTTTGACCCTTAATGAgatagtaaaaatattaataaaactcatgtactaaataatttaattagtaaCTTGATAATATACGTGGCATCCATCTTAATTTTAACTTAACCATGGTTATGATtgggtttttaaaataattttttttaaagttacttgcattattctgcaacaaatatactattgtggttaaattgaaaaaaacatgatagttatatagtttttttggtaattaaatctattatttttcatattttctttttttttttctgttaaaaaagtcaaagtgacactTAATTTAGGACAAAGGTCATGTTTAACATTGAGGCTAAACTATTTTTTTCATCTCAAATCACgtgaaaaaaatcaaagtgaCACTTAAAGGACCTGACCTTGAGGTTGAAGCAATTTTGGTCAGGagctattaaatttattattcataagtttctgtgtttttttttctggGTACTATGCACAGATAGGACACTGACACGCGTGTTTACCCGGAAGGAACGGCAAGGTTCATATATGGGGATGGCCATAATTCTGCAGCTAAGCATAAATAAGCTTGATCAGCACTTGATGTGAATGGCTACTGTCATCACTACAAAGGAGCACATAAGACTCctacaaattataatataggTTTATTGGTTTTCATATTGTCCTCTATATTTTATCAACATTATTCCTATATCAACATTCATATaataataagaagaagaaaccAGAATAGTCTTAAAACattacaaataacaaaatatcacATCAAGCAGTACATCAAATAGCAGAATCTAAACAAATTCAACAAAACACTAAACCATCACTTCCACCTCCCTTGCGGCTACTACTTTCCACCATTAACATCAATCCGAAATACTTTCATTCATCCTATCTCAATTCCCATTCTGCAGATTCCTGCAACCTCTACGATGGAGCAGCCCACTTGATTCGTTTGAATCCTGTGAGTGAAAACAAGCTCTTCGTATACTTAAAAAATTCACAAGTTGCAATGTTAGGATAGCCAGGGACTTCTGTGCTTGATTTGTTGTTCGAGTTATACAATAACCGATCACCACCTACACCAAATAGTAAGAATTGAGTATTGTTAAAAAGGCCCTCAACAAAGAGAAACGGCACACCTACATCAAGTATGAGCACTTTAGTCCATGATGCCTCAACTCCACCGCCAGAAAGACATGCCTCATTGTCTAATGTCCACAAGTTAATCTTGCCGTCCATGATACTATCAGAATGAATGAAGGCAATACTATCCTTGTATTGAGCAATTTCACTAGAACTACCAAATTCAAAAGAACTAACAGGGACATTAATACGACAAATAAACACCTCCTTGTTTAGATCAAAAGCCACCATACCTTTGCTACCACTATAGTGTTGAAGGGCACACAAAAAACCGTGAAAGCATATATGAAACTTAATGGGGCCATCAGATATCTTTTGCTTAATCTTATGCCAATTATTCATGTTTGAAGAATAAACCTCGGCAGAACGAGTACAGGATATAACTCTAACAACTTTAAAGTCCAAATCAATGTGATCAAAGCCAAAGCCTAAAGCAGCATCAGACATATGATAACCGTGTAGAGCATACGGGGGAATGAGTTTGGACTGCTTGGTGGCAGGATTCCAAAgatataaatcataattatttttggCAGCCTTCCAATCGGAGACACAAACCGAAACACAAGCAATACCACATTCCGAACCAATAAGTTCAGAGTCCTCTGGCTTAAAGGGATACTCACCTTGCGAGTAAGGAAAATTCAAATTCTCTAAAATGCGCCTCGAATCGAGATGATAGAATGAGAAATGGCCGTCCTCTCCGTCTTCGGGGTAGCCTTTTTCATGGTGAACGATGAGGATTTGATCATCTTTAGGAGCAATTGCGAGATGTGATATGGCGAAACGATGACTGGAGATAATGGAGAACCATGTTTTGGAGACCGATTTGAATCGGAGTAACGACTCGAATGGAAGGCGGAGGAAAATCTCAGTCCACAGATCATCAGTGAAATTACTCATCACCAGTTTCCAGGCTTCTGATGCTCTCTTAGTCTTGTAATTTCCATACATATTCGAAGAGCTGTGTCGCAAAATAGGGTTTGAAAATACGATaaaaacaaggtggatgagtgTTTTCTTACTTTAGAGACCCGGGTATAAAGACTACGAAGCTAAAGGAGTACATGTGATTggaattttaaagcatttttttgcatttatgaGATCCGAGAATATTCgtttgagattgtttgaaatccattaaaatccttgagatattcaattgggattttaaattatgctacaaaatttagtggtattcaattagtattttaaattatgctttaaaatccgatggtattcaattgggattgtttaaaatccattaaaatatgatggtattcaaatgttgatagatttttttgcatttcataaaataatggattttgtggtatttttcagtgtatttcaagctttttgaaatctcatcaaaatcaatgggattttaaagtattgtgtttaaatcctatcaattctgcgatattttatcaagaatccgcacaaaatcaaaatcacatacaatccattaaaatccatggactaaaaacaatccattaaaatcccaatcgaatacattCCCTAAAAGAGAGCAGCGAAGCGGCTCGGAATATAAACAGGCATACAAGAAATTCTTAAATCCTTTTGACATTATCCCTAATTTTTTTGATACTCGTCCGGATttgattgtatttaattttattaattgtttaatGTAACTAGTAAACAGGAGTGTATtggattttaaagatttttttttcattcatgaaataaTGGATATATTTTGTGACATTGTATTTTAAGTTtgtgaaatcccaccaaaatctaTGAGATTTTTAAGCGGTAtgtttaaattcaaaaaaaatctatatcaattttgtgaaattttatcGAGATTTCCacgcaaaatcaaaatcacataaaatctattaaaatacaCATATtgaaaacaatccattaaaatttcaatcgaatacacctTCCAATATTTAATTTGAAGCTAAAATTAACAAATTGTCCAACacttagaataaaaaaaatatgattacatcaaaattgaattgatcagtatatttgaaaaataaaaataaaactaattaaatcaaaatttaaaattattaaatagaataatatatattgtcgACTTCTTTCATTTAtgtctattttttaatattgctaATGTAgtattatgattatttattattatttgtcatAATCGCCAATACATTAAACTCATGCCATAGCCCATAGTATGAACTATTTTCGGATGTgatgtaattttaatattttattgattaatttgtttttgtgtATATCTTTATCACTCTGTCATTCTCTCAACATGTTGATATAAATTACATTGTTTATGTGAACCGTTTTTGTTACCGTATTTGTCTTTACTATTTGAGTAATACTGCATGCACATAAAcgaatacataaattttatacagAATGATGTGGCAGCGCCACCTCTCCATAACATTAATTACTCTTGTCTGCCACTATACCTATACACCTACTTTCTTTTTCATTGTGTTATATAGATATTCAGATTGACTTGGTGTCTCAGTTCacctataaaatattatttttagtttttatctttccatttttttattattcaaatccttttatatttaatacttttatagctttttatattatttatttttcattattttttaccTTTTACATTTAATTCTTATATAACttttatatctaattttttatatcaatttctAGGAGAAAACTAGAAGCTATTTGATGTTTAGTTcactgacaaaaaaaattatttttattttttcaacttcTTACACTTTTCACTTTTCTTATTACATGTAATATTAGTTATAACTTTTTAtgctaattttttatatcaaattctcaaaaaaaaattactcttGTCGGCTACTATATttgtatcttttatttttgttttgttatcCAAACACTGAAAATGATTTGACGTTTTGTTCActtatgaaaaaattatttttgtgttttaacTTCTTACACTTTTCACTTTTTCTATTAtttgtatctttttttttattatcatcaCTACTAGATAAGTGATGCTAACTAGTATTacaagtaaaaataaataatataagaaaaaatataaataataaaaaaagtgaaaagtataaaaaggtgaaagcacaaaaatatttttttttcataagtgAACTAAACGTCGAATCAATTTCAATCTTTGGataacaaaatgaaaataaaaaataggtaTACAAATATAGTGATCGATACgggtaaaaaattattttttttaagaatttgatataaaaaattagacttaaaatgttaaaactagtatgacatttaaaaaaataacaaaaagtaagaaagataaaaataataaaaaagtgaaaagtGTAAGAAGTagaagaaataatttttttaagtgaaCTAAACATcaaatagttttaatttttaaataagagaagaaaaataaaaagtataaaaagttaatttttgtaagtgaagtaaatatcaaatagtTTCAAGTTTTCTCTTGATAAGTTGATATAAATAgttaaacataaaaattatacaaGTATTAAAtgtaaaaagtgaaaaatactagtgaaaaattaataatataaaaaattgtacaagtattaaatataaaaggaTATGAATAATAGAAAAAGTGAAAAGAGCAAGAaaagttaaaagttaaaataatattttataagtgAACTCAAAAATCAAATCGATTTCAATATCTAGatgagaaaatgaaaaagaaagtaGGTGTATTAGGTATAGTGGCAGACAAGAGTAATTAATGTTATGTAGAGGTGGCGCTGCCACATCATTCTGTATAAAATTTCTTAATCCGTTTCTGTATCCGTTCATGTGCATGTAGCATTACTCTTactatttttatcatctttTTACACAATGATAGTCATATTTTTTATCTCTTTATAATCCTTATCTCTATCATCTTTATATCTCTTTAGAAAAGATACATAGCTTTTAGCTTTCTTCTTTTTCATTTAATGCAATTTTTGTAGTCTTCTGATACCATATTGCTGTCCTCTTGTATATATACTCTGCTTCACTCTTCACTTCTCTTCATCCTTCATCTGCTCTCTCTTCTTTTTACCTTCTGAATTCTCTCCCACTCTCGAAAGATATGGGTGACATATCATACTCTAACAATAGTGGTATTAGCAATGGAAATAGCCATGCAAATGCTATGCTAGTTCAGAGGAAGGGTTGTTGGTACGAAGAAGAGATCGAAGAGAATCTCAGGTGGTGCTTCGCTCTCAACAGGTGCGTAAATTTTTTAAACTCATGCAGTTATACTcgacacacatatatttaagtTACACGTGGAACTGACATGAGAATCGTGTCGTTTACAAAATTACCGGGCCTACTAGGGAACTTGTAGTTGTAGAACACAGTCCAAACTTTGTTGTGTTATTCAGGAATAGGGATGTTCACTGTGTATCATATGCCTGAACTCTGaaaccagttttaattgtaatatatttatattttaaatatgtggGGATATTAGATAATAATAATGAATAGTGTTCGGATAAAATCATAGATTGGGAAGGGGTAAAAGTACTATGTTAAAAATGGTGGCttttaaaaagtcaaaataagcacttatttgggACAAAAAAGTTGAAGTTTTCTGCTTCGTGTTTCCATGAAAGATTTCATTGTTACacaactaaattttaaattttctgtcGTGTTTCCTGCAGTATATTGCATACTGGAGCATCTCAATACCAGGATATTCAACTCCTGGACACAAAACCATTCGGAAAGGTAGACAATTTGAGTTTAAGGAGTTAAAATTAAAACCTTGATAAAACTACTATATATGACACAATAATGATGATGAGTTAACGACGACTAAGTTCTGTTTAAACAGGCTCTCGTCATTGATGGGAAGCTTCAAAGTGCAGAGACTGATGAATTTATTTACCATGAATGTCTTGTCCATCCCGCACTTGTTCATCACCAAAAGTAACACTCTTTACTGGTGTTTTGTTTTTGACACTATTTATTAACGTAAATTACTAAATTATGTAACCATTACCTTTGTTCTTAGTCCTACGAACGTATTCATCATGGGAGGAGGCGAGGGTTCTACTGCAAGGGAACTACTTCGACACAATACTATAGCGAAGGTGGTCATGTGTGATATTGATCAGGTACCATGGTTTCATTTCACCTAATAAAATTCATACACATTATGTTTATCTAACAGCTGAAATGTTGAATACAGTTCTGTTCTACTTTTCTAGTACTtgtgtttattaaaaaaagttcCTTAGTACATTTCATTATATGAAACAATGCAAATCAACTCTTGACAGGAGGTGGTGGATTTTTGCAAATCTTACTTGGTTGTTAATAGAGTGGCTTTCTGTGATCCCAGACTTGAGCTCGTTATCAATGATGCCAGGTATATACAATTCTCTCCTTGTTGAGCCTTAGTATTTATGCATACATGAATGTAATTTAAATTGCGTTGTGTGTGTGACAGGGCTGAGCTCGAGAGAAGAGAAGAAAGTTATGATGTGATCATAGGGGATCTGGCAGACCCGATTGAAGGAGGGCCGTGTTACAAGCTCTACACTAAAACATTTTATGAACTTACTGTTAAGCCCAGGCTTAACAAGGGTGGCATTTTTGTCACTCAGGTAAGCATCATGATTAAGAGTGTGCAGAGCTGCAAGTTAAGAATTTAACATTGCACTCGTTGCAGGCTGGACCAGCTGGAGTTTTCAGCCATGCCGAGGTTTTCTCTTGCATATACAACACTTTAAGACAGGTTTTCAAGTGTAAGTTTCACAAGTGAACCTAAAGAACTTGTAACTTAGCATACATGTATTCACTTCATATACATGTTCATCGTGTCCTTTTGCAGATGTTGTACCTTATTCTGCTCATATTCCCTCCTATGCTGATATCTGGGGATGGGTCATGGTATACAATCATTTCAACTTTGTGCATTTTTCCCCACCATACT is a window from the Daucus carota subsp. sativus chromosome 8, DH1 v3.0, whole genome shotgun sequence genome containing:
- the LOC108198774 gene encoding F-box/kelch-repeat protein At3g06240, which codes for MYGNYKTKRASEAWKLVMSNFTDDLWTEIFLRLPFESLLRFKSVSKTWFSIISSHRFAISHLAIAPKDDQILIVHHEKGYPEDGEDGHFSFYHLDSRRILENLNFPYSQGEYPFKPEDSELIGSECGIACVSVCVSDWKAAKNNYDLYLWNPATKQSKLIPPYALHGYHMSDAALGFGFDHIDLDFKVVRVISCTRSAEVYSSNMNNWHKIKQKISDGPIKFHICFHGFLCALQHYSGSKGMVAFDLNKEVFICRINVPVSSFEFGSSSEIAQYKDSIAFIHSDSIMDGKINLWTLDNEACLSGGGVEASWTKVLILDVGVPFLFVEGLFNNTQFLLFGVGGDRLLYNSNNKSSTEVPGYPNIATCEFFKYTKSLFSLTGFKRIKWAAPS
- the LOC108198722 gene encoding thermospermine synthase ACAULIS5; translation: MGDISYSNNSGISNGNSHANAMLVQRKGCWYEEEIEENLRWCFALNSILHTGASQYQDIQLLDTKPFGKALVIDGKLQSAETDEFIYHECLVHPALVHHQNPTNVFIMGGGEGSTARELLRHNTIAKVVMCDIDQEVVDFCKSYLVVNRVAFCDPRLELVINDARAELERREESYDVIIGDLADPIEGGPCYKLYTKTFYELTVKPRLNKGGIFVTQAGPAGVFSHAEVFSCIYNTLRQVFKYVVPYSAHIPSYADIWGWVMASDTPFVLGADDLDLRMKHRIKGENRYLDGKTFTSASTFCKAVRKSLDNETHVYTEGTARFIYGHGHGHNSATKHN
- the LOC108198456 gene encoding uncharacterized protein LOC108198456, with protein sequence MAPKDDKLHIVQRSFGHSEDDDDAFSLFHLDLGCPRINLKFPYSQGEYLDPPEYSELIGSDCGIVCVRFIVFESNAYRTDIYLWNPATRHSKRLPLPNMINDDYTKTVSLGFGFDHIDLDFKVVRVVSGSRSRSVEVYSSSKNNWREIHLKSTYVPPRISSEFCFKGFLIALKDRSSMLTFDLNKEVFHCGIDLPVVSKPVVSFANRSSLFGTQTCVTEFKDTIAYIISINDGKIDMWTLDDKDCLGGRGVKASWSKVHVIDLGAPLNLVQFIFSSAQFLVIEKDGRRILYDLDEIVITEFSIYPYLKSHRFFKYGKSLFHLKDLNE